CGCCGGGCGCTCAAGAGCGAGTTCCTGGTGCGGGAGAACCGCAAGTACTACATGGATCTGAAGGAGAACCAGCGCGGGCGCTTCCTCCGCATCCGCCAGACCGTCAACCGCGGCCCGGGGCTGGGCTCCACGCAGGGCCAGACCATCGCGCTGCCGGCGCAGGGGCTCATCGAGTTCCGCGACGCCCTGGCCAAGCTCATCGACGACTACGGCGTGGAGGAGGAGCCGGCCGAGCTGCCCGAGGGCACCTCCTTGACTGTGGACAACAAGCGCTTCTTCTTCGACGTGGGCTCCAACAAGTACGGCGTGTTCATGCGGGTGAGCGAGGTGAAGCCCACCTACCGCAACTCCATCACCGTCCCCTACAAGGTGTGGGCCAAGTTCGGCCACACCTTCTGCAAGTACTCGGACGAGATGAAGAAGATCCAGGAGAAGCAGCGGGAcaagcgcgccgccgccgccgcctccgcgggcgccggggccgagcagcagcCCGAGGCggagagcagcgccgccgccgccgccgccgggccgcccggggcccTGCTGCAGGCCGACGAGCCCGAGGAGGATTGATCCCGACTCGGCCTGCCcttgctgcctccctgcctgctgcacagaGACACACACCCCCCACAGAGACTGAGCCTGTCACGGACAGAACAGAGAGACCGCGGCACGCAACCAGAGAGAGAAATAATACAAAgcgtaaaaagaggaaaaaaaaaaaaacgacaaaAAAAATGTACCTGTTCATAACTCCAAGGGAGCACCACCCACCCAACAGCCTCCACAAACTGACAGCTGAGCAACTCCTCTGACCTGCCACCCATCGCTGGATGTTCCTCCACTTTACCCACCGTATAAAACAGTAAGCAgctgctaaaaacaaacaaacaaaacaaaaaaattcaaaaaaaagtaataacattATATATGAACTGTGTTTCCtacttgattaaaaatataaagaactgAGTGTTTATTTCCCTAATTAACCAAGAACTTTTGTACACGTTTAAGCTATTATTATTAAAAGTGTTTGCAAAAATGGTCAAGATTATAATATTGCTGAATTATATAAAAAAGTCCTTTTCATGTTGAGCTAACATTTGACTTTAGCacaaaaaagagatattttagaacacgtaaaataatatttttagttttttcttctcattttgttaCCAAATTTCAAACCTTACATGGAGGTTATTATAGTATATTTGACACCCTATATACCTGTGATTagagatgtgtatatatatatgaggGCTAGGCATGCTGTGTGTCTGAGCTTTGTCTAAATGTTATGCAGAAGTTTGTAGAGTTAAAAGGTACGTAGGTTTAATTCATGCAAGGTAAACAATAAGTGCTCTCTTTTATACAATATGCATTGCATCTGGACCTTAAACATATAAAAATGGTCAGTGAAACTTctgtgaacatgaagaaaaattattaaaaaaggcatttaaatgaaatttgcTAACTTGTGATTTTTACGTTTGAACCAAAGTTAttcaaatagtaaaaaaaaaaaaaaaagaaaagaaaaaaaggaaaaaaaaagtaaagatttccTCCCATATTTTTCTGCACCTGTTTGGTTTACAACTAAGTAGGCGTATTGTCATTATTGTGTATATGAGATGTACTTGTATTgttcataatatattttttttattatgtgtACTTAAAGTACTTACCTAACGTGCAGCAATTTCCAGTAAACCTGTTTTTGGACAACAGGTAGTGAGTCTTTTGTGTCGTCACTGGCACTAGCACTATCTCCTAAACTTAAAGAGGTCTGAACCTATACTTTGATTTGTGCCAGTGCTGTTAACTTCTGTAGGCCTGTTAGAAATCAGTGCAACACAATTATAGAGTAATCCTACTGAGCCATGGGATTTTGAGTTTCATTTAAAAGTGAAAGCCAAGTTGGTGTCTGTAAAGGATTTCCATGTAGCTGTGGTGCTAGTTATTACTGGCTACATACATTATAAATGTAGTTGtgaccccttccctccccaaagtGTACAAGCCTTCTCTCGAAAGTATGTACTTGTGAGCTCTAGTAAAAGCGTAGGATatgaaaatgcagaatttatCGGAACACTAATTTGTCAAATTGTGTTCTCCAAATTGAAATTATTTGTAATAATAGACTtttacaggtttttctttttaaaaaagtttgtgTGCTTTTAATTGACTAACTTCTTGCTGCTGTAtagtaaaatattaatatatttttatcattaaaCTGCTGCATGACTATCATCCTTATGAGTGAAGagaaaatgttataaaaaaaGATGCCttaaacagtaaaaacaaaacttttttttcttggctgGAATTGAGTAGAAAGCATTTAAGAGAAACTAGGATCTTGTTCCACTCAAAACTTTTTGGGatgcaatcatttttttttaacgttcTTGGCAAAGTTAACCATGTAGTAGACCTAGCTGCTGTATATAGAAGGCACCACCTGTAGGAACAGGGAGTTGTCTGTGCTTTTTATTGATTGTTAAGGATGGAGTTTTAgaagggtgggggaaaaaagcttgttttaaataattttattttctgctgtctttttatttccatttaaagttataattcccttttttttttggagatgtaCTGTAAGTGTCAAAACAAGCTGTTTCCATTGTACCATGCATTTCCCTTTAAAGAAGTTTGTTGTTAGTGTTGACAGAAAGTTAAATATGAGATGACAGTACAGTAGTTAggtatttctatttctttaacaatcactggaaatgtttaaaattgCTTTAATGTGCACTTTCCTATTTCCAAGTAGTAAAATAAGCTTTCAGAGTGCATAATGTGACATTTGAAATGGTTCTCAATTGCATGTAAACATTGTCTAATAACCTGCTTTTTTAATTGGAGGGTCTTGATGAGCAGTTTCATTTATTGTACTTCAACTGTGATGTGTAAAGGACTGCATTCTCCATGCTGCTAGATGTAGTTAGGAAATTAATTGCTTTGGTTTTGCTACTTGATTGTCTTGGTTCTACTGTTTACTACAGTTTTAAAAGTTGTTATATTGCAGATTGACACACATTGCTTGTAGTTACAAAATGTTTTATGTTATCAGCAATAAGTAGTGTGAGTcaatgaaaacacagcaaagtgTCCTTTAACTTTTGAGTTAATGTAAGCATTGTTAAATAGGTAGACTTCTCCCCTAGGTCACAGCTGACTAAAGGGGAATCCTCTTTACCTGTACAATTCAGATCCTGCCTGGGATCTGCCTGAGTCGAGAAGTGCATGGGTCGTGCAGTTCCAGTCATACCATTACAGCTTAACACTCTTCTGGCAGTTTTGTGAACAGTGTCTGAGAATTTGTggtcagtttttgttttgttttggtttttttttttttttttgctttttttttcttttaatgcacgTTATATATGTTCTAGGACTTTATGAATGATGATAATGAACGACTAAATGActgtaaagacttttttttttgcttattttttttcccagaggtgcTCGGTACTTTACCAAGGCTCTAATATCtcagtatttaaaacaaagtaCAGAAAACCCTGTTTAacgttagaagaaaaaaaggtatatttgaccatatgtgttgtttttttttttttaaaaaaagacagtatgctcaaatgtgccaagATATCTAATTCCTGAGAAGTATGCCTTATATTTTCCTGGATGATATGCTTTTAAATGTCTTGTAGAATAGGTCCAAGAGCATGATAAAACTACTTTATAATGACTACGTGCAAGAAAACTTGAAATTCATTGCAATActgacattattttatttttaagttaaagggacactgtcaagTAATTTACCGTTA
The sequence above is a segment of the Struthio camelus isolate bStrCam1 chromosome 13, bStrCam1.hap1, whole genome shotgun sequence genome. Coding sequences within it:
- the PURA gene encoding transcriptional activator protein Pur-alpha gives rise to the protein MADRDSGSEQGGGGGGAPGSGGPGSGGGGGGGGPGGGLQHETQELASKRVDIQNKRFYLDVKQNAKGRFLKIAEVGAGGNKSRLTLSMSVAVEFRDYLGDFIEHYAQLGPSQPPELAQAADEPRRALKSEFLVRENRKYYMDLKENQRGRFLRIRQTVNRGPGLGSTQGQTIALPAQGLIEFRDALAKLIDDYGVEEEPAELPEGTSLTVDNKRFFFDVGSNKYGVFMRVSEVKPTYRNSITVPYKVWAKFGHTFCKYSDEMKKIQEKQRDKRAAAAASAGAGAEQQPEAESSAAAAAAGPPGALLQADEPEED